CGAGCGAGGCGCGCAGACACGGCGTGCCGACGCCGGTCGTCTACGACGTGGACCCCCAGGAAGGGACGTTAGTCTTCGAGCGCGTGGGCGACGTGGACTTGCGCGAACAACTTACTGTCGAGCGTGTGCAGGATGTGGGGCGATATCTCGCCACGATTCACAACGCTGGGTTCGTCCACGGCGACCCGACCACGCGGAATGTTAGGGTAGGAATGCGGACGTATCTCATCGATTTCGGACTCGGCTACAACACCGACGACGCCGAGGACTACGCGATGGACCTCCACGTCTTCTCCCAGAGCCTCGCGGGCACCTCCGACGACGCAGAACAACTCCAGCGCGAGTTCGAAGACGCGTACGGCGACGTGGGTTCGGAAGCAGTGTTGACCCAACTGCGAGAAATCGAAGGTCGCGGTCGATATCAGTAGTCCTCTTCACGCTTCCGTAGCTGTCAGCCCGATTGCCGATTGATACCGCTCGGAGGCCAAAGCACTTTATTCCTCTCTGGCGTACTCTTATCCATGGACGACAAACCTAGCAGCGGGACGCTGTTCGGCATGCCGTACAACTTCGAACGACCGAGCATCGGCCGGATGCTCTCTGCGTACTGGCAACCCGGCGAGGGAATGCTGGTCGAGAAGCCCTTCGGCATCGGCTACACGCTCAACCTCGCGAGTTGGCGCTCGTGGGTCGTACTACTCGTCGTGGGCGCGCTGTTCTGGCAGGAGCGACAGGGCAAAGAGGAAGAGGTCGCAGAAGCGGGACCGGTCGAAGTCGTCGTGGACGACGACTGAGCGGTCTATATTACCTGCTTCTCCGAAAATAGCGAACGTAGTAGCAGCGACGACGGCTTCCGAAGGAGAGTGATGTCGCGTCTCCGAAAGCGTTCTCGGTCAGTAGGCGTAACTCGGGAGCGACCCTTCGGTGACGATGCCCGTCTCGGCGTCGTCTTTCTCCATCTTGCCGAGTGCTTCCTCGAAGTCTTGGGTCTCGACTTCGGTGCGCTCGTCGCGGATGGCGAACATGCCAGCCTCCGTCGTGAGACTCTCTATCTCCGCGCCGCTGAAGCCCGCTGTCTTGTCGGCGAGGTCCGCGAAGTCCACTTCGTCGGCGAGGTTCATGCCGCGGGTGTGGATTTCGAAGATCTTCTCGCGACCTTCCTGGTTCGGTTCGGGCACTTCGATGAGTCGGTCGAAGCGGCCCGGGCGTAGAATCGCGCGGTCGAGCATGTCGAAGCGGTTGGTCGCCGCGATGATGCGAATCTCGCCGCGGTCCTCGAAGCCGTCCATCTCCGAGAGCAACTGCATCATCGTCCGTTGGACTTCGGCGTCGCCGGAAGTCTTCGAGTCGGTACGCTTCGACGCGACGGCGTCGATTTCGTCGATGAAGATGATGGCCGGTTCCTCCTGTCCAGCGAGTTCGAAGAGGTCGCGGACTAGCTTCGCACCCTCGCCGATGAACTTCTGGACGAGTTCCGAGCCAGCCATCTTGATGAAGGTCGCGTCGGTGTGGTTGGCGACGGCCTTCGCCAGCATCGTCTTGCCCGTGCCCGGCGGACCGTACAGCAGGACGCCGCTCGGCGGGTCGATGCCGACCGTCGCGAACTGCTCGGGATTCTCTAGCGGTTCTTCGACCGCTTCCCGAACTTCGGTAATCTGCTCTTCGATGCCGCCGATGTCCTCGTAGGTGACCTCCGGCGAGGCGTCCACTTCCATCGCCTGTGCGCGGGCGTCCTTCTCGGCTTGCAGAATCGTCTGGACGGTAAAGGAGTCGTTGACCGCCACGCGGTCGCCCGACTCGATTTCCTCGCGCAGACGCGGCGAGACTTCGGTCAGCACTTCTTGGTTGTTGCCGTGCTGTTTGATGATGACGCCGTCGTCGGTCACCTCTTCGGCGGTGGCGACGTACAGCGACGTCGTCTTCAGCGTCTCGTTCTCGCGTTCGAGTTGGTCGACTTCGGTTTCGAGGTCGTCACGACGCTCGCGGGCCTCTTCGAGACGGTCTTCGAGGGTCTCGTTCACCTCCA
The sequence above is a segment of the Halorussus halophilus genome. Coding sequences within it:
- the pan2 gene encoding proteasome-activating nucleotidase Pan2: MSRSPPLPDQPTLELDPEMTDRERLAALRDHFADILEVNETLEDRLEEARERRDDLETEVDQLERENETLKTTSLYVATAEEVTDDGVIIKQHGNNQEVLTEVSPRLREEIESGDRVAVNDSFTVQTILQAEKDARAQAMEVDASPEVTYEDIGGIEEQITEVREAVEEPLENPEQFATVGIDPPSGVLLYGPPGTGKTMLAKAVANHTDATFIKMAGSELVQKFIGEGAKLVRDLFELAGQEEPAIIFIDEIDAVASKRTDSKTSGDAEVQRTMMQLLSEMDGFEDRGEIRIIAATNRFDMLDRAILRPGRFDRLIEVPEPNQEGREKIFEIHTRGMNLADEVDFADLADKTAGFSGAEIESLTTEAGMFAIRDERTEVETQDFEEALGKMEKDDAETGIVTEGSLPSYAY
- a CDS encoding DUF5808 domain-containing protein, translating into MDDKPSSGTLFGMPYNFERPSIGRMLSAYWQPGEGMLVEKPFGIGYTLNLASWRSWVVLLVVGALFWQERQGKEEEVAEAGPVEVVVDDD